The DNA window TGATTTTATCATAAAAAATTTTAAAAAAACTTGATTAAAATCAATATTATGTATATTTTTTTTAAGTACTTTAAAGATAATACAAATTTAAAAAGAAATATGTTAAAATTTTGTATGACTTAGTTAGAAAAGTTATTTGAAAGGAAAATATATGACATTTTTAGAGTATAGAAAAAATTTAATAAAAGATATTTTAAAATTTAATCCACAAAGAAAAGAGTATAGAAAAGGAGAAATTTTGACAGACATTAGTTTTTCTAATGAAAAAATTTTGATTATAGATAAAGGATTGATTAGATATTATCAAAATTTTTGTGAAGAAAAAGAATTTTTATTAGGATGTTATTCAAAGGAGAATATAATTATTTTAAATAGAATAAGTGATTTTTTAGATGGAGACAAGTATTTAGAAAACTTTTATATAGAAGTCTGTGAGGACACAATATGTTATATTATAGATAAAAAATTTTTAAAAAATTTATATAGTCAGGATATAGATTTGCATGAGAAAATTTTAGAATATACTTCTATTTTTTATCAAAAGTTATTTTTTCAAATAAGAGATATTAAATTATTTACTATGGAGAATGCAGTATTGTCATTATTGATTAGAGCATACAGAACTTATGGTAATAATAATGAGAATAGTTTTATTAATCATAAGATTTTAAATAAAAATATTGCAAAATCTTTAAATTCAACAGAGGAAACAGTTT is part of the Cetobacterium somerae genome and encodes:
- a CDS encoding Crp/Fnr family transcriptional regulator, with protein sequence MTFLEYRKNLIKDILKFNPQRKEYRKGEILTDISFSNEKILIIDKGLIRYYQNFCEEKEFLLGCYSKENIIILNRISDFLDGDKYLENFYIEVCEDTICYIIDKKFLKNLYSQDIDLHEKILEYTSIFYQKLFFQIRDIKLFTMENAVLSLLIRAYRTYGNNNENSFINHKILNKNIAKSLNSTEETVSRIITKLKKEGFLSIKNKHFFLENLEEIEERLGCKYCRKSICYF